One window from the genome of Perca flavescens isolate YP-PL-M2 chromosome 17, PFLA_1.0, whole genome shotgun sequence encodes:
- the eif3s6ip gene encoding eukaryotic translation initiation factor 3 subunit L, whose amino-acid sequence MTTTMPYHEEEEYDPYAYTNDPDLHTGDPKVDLAYERQYEQQTYHVIPEVIKNFLQYFHKTTSDLIDQKVYELQSNRVSSESIEQKIYEIQDVYENSWNKLTDRFFKNSPWPEAEAIASLVGNDAVFLILYKELYYRHIYAKVSGGPTLDQRFESYYNYCNLFNYILNADGPAPLELPNQWLWDIIDEFIYQFQSFSQYRCKTAKKSEEEIEFLRNNPKIWNVHSVLNVLHSLVDKSNINRQLEIYTSGGDPESVAGEYGRHSLYKMLGYFSLVGLLRLHSLLGDYYQAIKVLENIELNKKSMYSRVPECQITTYYYVGFAYLMMRRYQDAIRVFANILLYIQRTRNMFQRSTYKYEMVNKQNEQMHGLLAIALTMYPMRIDESIHTQLREKYGDKMLRMQKGDLQVFEEQFSFACPKFLSPVVPNYDNVHPNYHKEPFQQQLKVFAEEVQQQAQLSTIRSFLKLYTTMPVAKLAGFLDMTEQEFRIQLLVFKHKMKNLVWTSGVSALDGEFQSASEVDFYIDKDMIHIADTKVARRYGDFFIRQIHKFEELNKTLKKMPATGTTVASGSATTRGV is encoded by the exons ATGACCACCACCATGCCATACCACGAGGAAGAAGAA TACGATCCGTACGCCTACACAAACGACCCTGACCTGCACACCG GTGACCCTAAAGTAGACCTGGCCTATGAGAGGCAGTATGAGCAGCAGACCTACCACGTCATCCCAGAGGTGATCAAGAACTTCCTGCAGTATTTCCACAAAACCACCTCTGACTTAATTGACCAGAAGGTTTATGAGCTGCAGTCTAACCGTGTGTCCAGCGAGAGCATCGAGCAGAAGATCTATGAGATCCAGGACGTCTATGAGAACAG CTGGAATAAGTTGACTGACCGTTTCTTCAAGAACTCTCCCTGGCCGGAGGCTGAGGCCATCGCATCACTCGTTGGCAACG ATGCTGTGTTCCTCATCCTCTATAAGGAACTGTACTACAGACACATTTACGCTAAAGTCAGC GGGGGGCCAACTTTGGACCAGAGGTTTGAGTCGTACTACAATTACTGCAACCTCTTCAATTACATTCTCA ATGCTGATGGCCCTGCCCCCTTGGAGCTGCCAAACCAGTGGCTCTGGGACATCATTGATGAGTTCATCTACCAG TTCCAGTCCTTCAGTCAGTACCGCTGTAAGACGGCAAAGAAGTCAGAGGAGGAGATTGAATTCCTGAGGAACAACCCAAAAATCTGGAACGTCCACAGCGTCCTCAACGTTCTCCACTCCCTGGTGGACAAGAGCAACATTAACCGCCAGCTGGAGATCTACACCAGCGGAG GAGACCCAGAGAGTGTGGCCGGAGAATATGGGCGTCACTCCCTGTACAAGATGTTGGGTTACTTCAGCCTGGTGGGCCTTCTAAGGCTTCACTCTCTGCTAGGTGATTATTACCAGGCCATCAAAGTCCTGGAGAACATTGAGCTCAACAAGAAG AGTATGTATTCCCGTGTGCCTGAGTGCCAGATCACTACATATTACTATGTGGGGTTTGCCTACCTGATGATGAGGCGCTACCAGGATGCCATTCGAGTCTTTGCAAACATCCTGCTCTACATCCAGAGGACAAGAAACATGTTCCAGAGGTCGACGTATAAATATGAGATG GTTAACAAACAAAATGAGCAGATGCACGGCCTGCTGGCCATCGCTCTCACCATGTACCCGATGCGCATCGATGAGAGCATCCACACCCAGCTGAGGGAGAAGTACGGAGACAAGATGCTGCGAATGCAGAAAGG AGACCTGCAGGTGTTTGAGGAGCAGTTCAGCTTCGCCTGTCCCAAGTTCCTGTCCCCTGTGGTGCCAAACTATGACAATGTCCACCCCAACTACCACAAAGAGCCTTTCCAGCAGCAGCTGAAGGTCTTTGCTGAGGAGGTGCAGCAGCAGGCCCAGCTCTCCACCATTCGCAG CTTCCTGAAGCTGTACACCACCATGCCAGTAGCCAAGCTTGCAGGATTCCTGGACATGACTGAGCAGGAGTTCCGTATTCAGCTGCTTGTCTTCAAACACAAGATGAAGAACCTGGTGTGGACCAGCGGCGTCTCGGCTCTGGACGGAGAGTTCCAGTCTGCTTCTGAGGTGGACTTTTACATTGACAAG GACATGATCCACATCGCAGACACCAAAGTTGCCCGTCGGTACGGAGACTTTTTCATCAGACAGATCCACAAGTTTGAGGAG TTGAATAAGACCCTGAAGAAGATGCCAGCTACTGGCACCACTGTGGCATCAGGGAGTGCCACAACCAGAGGAGTTTGA